Part of the Halostella litorea genome is shown below.
GCTGATGGCGAACATCGTCCAGGAGGACTCGGGCGAACCGATCCCTGGCACCGAGCCGTACACCGTCATCGAGCGTGACGGCGTCCGCGTCGGCGTGATCGGCGTCGCGGACGAGAAGATCAAGTCCAAGACGGCGGTGGACTTCGACGAGCAGGGGTACGAGCTCCGCGACCACGTCGAGACTTCCAGCGAGTACGCCACCCAGCTGAAAGAGGAGGAGAACGTCGACGTGGTCGTCGTCTCGGCCCACCTCGGCGTGCCAGTCGCCAAGGAGATAGCCAACGGCACCGAGAACGTCGACGCCATCGTCGTCGGCGACGACGAGATAGAGTACCCGCCCCAGGAGACGGGCGGCTCGGTGATCGTCGAGGCCGAGGCCCGCGCACAGCACGTCGGCGAGGTCAACCTCACCGTCAGCGACGGCGAGGTCGTCGACTGGAACGGCAGCCTGCTCGACGTGACCGAGAACGTCAGCTACGACGAGGAGACCGCCCAGCTCATCGAGAGCGCGCGGGCCGACCAGCTCTCGACCGTCCTCGGCGAGACCGACGTCGCGCTCGACGCGCAGTTCTCCTCGAACTACCACGACGAGACGAACTACGGCAACCTGATCACCGACGCGTTCCGGTGGAAGACGGACTCGCAGGTCGCCATCACGAACGCCGGCGGCATCCGCTCTGACGGGGTGTACGGCCCCGGAAACCTGACCGCGGGCGACGTGTACAGCGTCCTGCCGTTCGGCAACACGCTGGTCGAGGTCGAACTCACCGGCGCGGAGATAAAGCAACTGCTCGCCAGCCAGGTCATCACCCTGGAGAGCGAGACGGGCCAGCAGTACGGCGCGGAGGCCCAGTTGCAGGTCAGCGGGGTCACCTACGAGTGGGTCGGCCACGAGAACGCCAGCCCGCAGATCCGCGACGTCCGGATCAACGGTGAGCCCCTGGAGGAAGACGAGACTTACACCGTGACCGTCAACTCCTACATGAAGGGGTGGGACGGCTCCGTGCTGGAGAACGCGACCGTCGTCGAGGAGACCAAGACCCTCTACGGCACCGCGGTCGCGGAGTACGTCCAGACCCAGG
Proteins encoded:
- a CDS encoding 5'-nucleotidase C-terminal domain-containing protein, with translation MRRVAVLAVVSLLVVAGAAPAAAAATPAATEPVATGDAADSPVASTGVAANNTTVTLLTYNDIQTAVVQNGTTPRMVSLIDQRRAAHDNPTVLIGGGDQVSPHSLSPISQWRTPVDVLNVLEPDAEVIGNHDLDYGFEPVSEFSNASEFPWLMANIVQEDSGEPIPGTEPYTVIERDGVRVGVIGVADEKIKSKTAVDFDEQGYELRDHVETSSEYATQLKEEENVDVVVVSAHLGVPVAKEIANGTENVDAIVVGDDEIEYPPQETGGSVIVEAEARAQHVGEVNLTVSDGEVVDWNGSLLDVTENVSYDEETAQLIESARADQLSTVLGETDVALDAQFSSNYHDETNYGNLITDAFRWKTDSQVAITNAGGIRSDGVYGPGNLTAGDVYSVLPFGNTLVEVELTGAEIKQLLASQVITLESETGQQYGAEAQLQVSGVTYEWVGHENASPQIRDVRINGEPLEEDETYTVTVNSYMKGWDGSVLENATVVEETKTLYGTAVAEYVQTQGTVAPEGNDRIRRLDRELDTAEATLDGEGEVTVSYDLPEAVESVNESTVRATTAANATVAPTDVSVADGTLELTFADGDLQSLSEYGGDVQVYAAYEDAEYNRSYFDASVLNVEINTTVDDGNDGSDGSDESDESDGGSEDSGSDDGDDSDESDDSSGGSDETTTEEASTDQPGFGPVVAIAALVLSLVGLSARRRD